One region of Hoeflea sp. 108 genomic DNA includes:
- a CDS encoding MFS transporter gives MADVMVAERTPRRGIWGWMFFDWAAQPFFTVVTTFIFGPYFVSRMATDPAMGQAAWGYGIAIAGLVIAILSPVLGSIADQTGPRKPWIAFFAAIKITSLCMLWYAEPGSPLVPIVLLFSLASVAAEFSIVFNDSMMPRLVSKQEIGKISNIAWGLGYLGGMIVLIFVIGFLAASPDTGKTIIGADPLFGIDPKLGEDARATGPISALWYFIFILPMFFFTPDSGKGMAIRPAVREGLSELKSTLGEVRRRSGIFRFLIARMIYQDGVNALLGLGGAFAAAMFGWTITEIGIYGIILNVVAIFGCLVASRLDTALGSKVVVLVSLVLLTIATIGIVSTGPGYTLFGVWQMPGSDTAGLFSTPAEKAYIAFGLLIGIAFGPVQASSRSYMARSVSADEAGRYFGIYALSGRATSFLAPFMVATVTATSGSPRLGMATIILFLAIGLLVLLRTPYPADQVK, from the coding sequence ATGGCTGACGTAATGGTTGCTGAACGCACGCCGCGCCGCGGCATCTGGGGCTGGATGTTCTTCGACTGGGCAGCCCAGCCTTTCTTCACCGTAGTCACCACCTTCATCTTCGGACCCTATTTCGTCTCACGCATGGCGACCGACCCAGCCATGGGCCAGGCCGCCTGGGGTTACGGTATCGCCATTGCCGGCCTGGTAATCGCCATCCTGTCACCGGTGCTCGGCTCGATTGCCGACCAGACCGGCCCGCGCAAGCCGTGGATTGCCTTCTTCGCGGCGATCAAGATCACCAGCCTTTGCATGCTCTGGTATGCCGAACCGGGTTCGCCGCTCGTGCCGATCGTGCTCTTGTTTTCGCTCGCGTCGGTGGCCGCCGAATTCTCCATCGTCTTCAACGATTCGATGATGCCGCGGCTGGTGTCCAAGCAGGAGATCGGAAAGATTTCCAACATCGCCTGGGGGCTCGGCTATCTCGGCGGCATGATCGTCCTGATCTTTGTCATCGGCTTCCTGGCTGCATCGCCGGATACCGGCAAGACCATCATCGGTGCCGACCCACTGTTCGGCATCGACCCCAAGCTGGGCGAAGATGCTCGCGCCACCGGTCCGATCTCGGCGCTGTGGTACTTCATCTTCATCCTGCCGATGTTCTTTTTCACGCCCGACAGCGGCAAGGGCATGGCCATCAGGCCTGCCGTGCGCGAGGGGCTCTCCGAGCTCAAGTCGACACTGGGCGAAGTCCGCAGGCGCAGCGGCATCTTCCGCTTCCTGATTGCCCGCATGATCTACCAGGATGGCGTCAATGCGCTGCTCGGCCTCGGTGGGGCGTTTGCTGCGGCGATGTTCGGATGGACGATCACCGAGATCGGCATCTACGGCATCATCCTCAATGTCGTTGCCATCTTCGGCTGCCTGGTGGCAAGCCGGCTCGATACGGCACTGGGATCGAAGGTCGTGGTGCTGGTGTCGCTGGTGCTGCTGACCATTGCGACGATAGGCATCGTCTCCACCGGCCCTGGCTATACGTTGTTCGGGGTCTGGCAGATGCCGGGCAGCGACACGGCCGGCCTGTTCTCGACGCCGGCTGAGAAGGCCTACATCGCCTTCGGCCTGCTCATCGGCATTGCTTTTGGCCCGGTGCAGGCGTCGTCGCGTTCCTACATGGCGCGCAGTGTCTCGGCCGACGAGGCCGGCCGCTATTTCGGCATCTACGCGCTGTCGGGGCGGGCGACAAGCTTCCTTGCGCCGTTCATGGTCGCCACGGTCACAGCAACCAGCGGCTCGCCGCGGCTCGGCATGGCGACGATCATCCTGTTCCTCGCCATCGGGTTGCTCGTGCTGCTGCGCACGCCCTATCCGGCTGATCAGGTGAAGTAG